The genomic stretch TCCAACTTTTACATTCTCACCAATAGTTATATCTCCTAAAAGTTTTGCTCCAGCTCCTAATAAAACATTGTTTTTTATAGTAGGATGTCTTTTATTACTGTTTGTTTTATTTGGCTTTTTAGAACTAAGTCCACCTAAAGTAACACCATGGAAAATAACACAGTCATCTCCAACAATAGCAGTTTCTCCAATCACTATTCCCATACCATGATCAAAGAAAACTCTTCTTCCCAATGTTGCCCCTGGATGTATCTCAATTCCAGTTAAAAACCTTGCTATCTGTGAAATAAGTCTAGCTAAGAAGAATAATCTATATTTATAAAGAAAATGTGCTAATTTATGATAAATTATTGCATGGAAAGAAGGATACAATATAATTTCTAACTTGCTTTTAACAGCAGGATCCTTTCTTTGAATATTTAAAAATTCATCTTTAAACCAACTAAAAATGTTCACTATTTGTTACTCCTCTTAACTAAATTTAATTTCTAGATTTTATTTTGTTTGGAATGCTTCAACAGATAGATATTTTTCTCCACCATCTGGAGCTATTGTTACAACAATTTTACCTTTTCCTAATTTTTTAGCAACTTGATAAGCTGCTGCAATATTTGCTCCTGATGATATACCTACAAATAATCCAA from Fusobacterium hwasookii encodes the following:
- the epsC gene encoding serine O-acetyltransferase EpsC; this translates as MNIFSWFKDEFLNIQRKDPAVKSKLEIILYPSFHAIIYHKLAHFLYKYRLFFLARLISQIARFLTGIEIHPGATLGRRVFFDHGMGIVIGETAIVGDDCVIFHGVTLGGLSSKKPNKTNSNKRHPTIKNNVLLGAGAKLLGDITIGENVKVGANAVVLNDIPDNAIAVGVPARIIVKD